One window from the genome of Pseudodesulfovibrio sp. JC047 encodes:
- a CDS encoding sulfotransferase — protein sequence MNRCAPTFVVSTGRCATTLLGLFLNADDSSLALNEGQLRDVHSQGPQILPALTLENRLAYEQPALAADILREKRLPQIRELIEQKALTHFVEIAYYYSPFVAALRTIFPESKLLFIHRDGRDFVRSAYVDEVPDPMPVGYLDPRPLHPVERYVAMGRLAPTPEAPDAARWEHFSPFEKNVWLWAETNRIIRDGLTTWPSDAVLTMPMHRMVTPEGLVEIADFLDMDRSLSQASTLLETKVNARKSRVLPHWTQWDETLRTQFKALGQDMLQTLGYATDAPWTVSR from the coding sequence ATGAATCGCTGTGCCCCCACATTCGTCGTCAGCACCGGACGGTGCGCCACCACCCTGCTCGGACTCTTTCTGAACGCGGACGATTCGTCACTCGCGCTCAACGAAGGACAACTCCGCGACGTGCACAGCCAAGGACCGCAGATCCTTCCCGCTTTGACACTGGAAAACCGGCTAGCGTATGAACAGCCCGCACTGGCCGCCGATATCCTTCGCGAAAAACGGCTGCCACAGATTCGCGAGCTGATCGAACAAAAAGCCCTGACCCATTTCGTTGAAATCGCCTATTACTATAGTCCATTTGTGGCCGCTCTGAGAACGATTTTCCCGGAATCAAAACTCCTCTTCATCCACCGGGATGGCCGCGACTTCGTCCGATCTGCCTACGTCGATGAAGTGCCCGATCCCATGCCGGTCGGGTACCTTGATCCCCGGCCACTGCATCCGGTGGAACGGTACGTGGCCATGGGCCGACTGGCTCCCACACCGGAAGCACCGGACGCGGCCAGATGGGAACACTTTTCGCCCTTTGAAAAAAACGTCTGGCTCTGGGCGGAAACCAACCGCATCATCCGGGACGGATTGACGACCTGGCCGTCGGATGCCGTCCTGACCATGCCCATGCACCGTATGGTCACCCCCGAAGGACTGGTCGAGATCGCCGATTTTCTGGACATGGACCGCTCCCTCTCCCAAGCCTCAACCCTGCTCGAAACCAAGGTCAACGCCCGAAAATCCCGCGTCCTGCCCCATTGGACCCAGTGGGACGAGACGCTCAGGACACAGTTCAAAGCATTGGGACAGGACATGCTCCAGACGCTCGGGTATGCGACCGACGCACCATGGACGGTGTCGCGATGA
- a CDS encoding amino acid adenylation domain-containing protein: protein MDGVAMMLPERFAHTVRTVEDAPAIITPTQTYSFAALHHRATQTAAALAEQGIGPGHRVAIRMTRGFDFLACMVGVMLSGAAYTPLDAHLPTPYIATILTQLSPDLTVIEPGIPAIGNGPTCLFDDLASDRPFQAIPPQKDAPAYIIFTSGSTGIPKGVVISHGALSHFTDWCLTEFRPYARKPLLNVANFSFDQSVLDIVMLLAAGSPMVCLPGAPTIMDIVGAMNRHAVAFVSTVPSTFSILLSAGAILRRFPLDHLECVVLGGAAFPESTRHQLFDWKPSLDVYNLYGPTEATVYCLFQKVTVETRSPHPTVALGVPFPEMHAHLIDRDDSLLTNAPADGELVLEGPQLMTEYHGSPQATQTATTVTTPELRNRRVYRTGDMVHRDAHGTLFFAGRGDDTVKTRGYRVSLLSLEHAAHAVPGVLEASAIAIPDPAVENRLVLCVTMIPKTDISTHTISEHLKNALPSYMLPKDILTFDALPKNTSGKIDKKRLIRHAMKDTQ from the coding sequence ATGGACGGTGTCGCGATGATGCTCCCCGAACGGTTTGCCCACACGGTTCGCACTGTGGAGGACGCTCCGGCGATCATCACGCCGACGCAGACATATTCCTTTGCCGCGTTGCACCACCGGGCCACCCAAACAGCCGCAGCTCTGGCCGAACAGGGCATCGGGCCGGGGCATCGCGTGGCCATTCGCATGACCCGGGGCTTCGATTTTCTCGCGTGCATGGTCGGTGTCATGCTCTCCGGCGCGGCGTATACTCCTCTTGATGCACATCTGCCAACGCCCTATATCGCGACAATTCTCACCCAACTTTCCCCGGACCTGACCGTGATCGAGCCGGGTATCCCGGCCATCGGCAACGGTCCGACCTGTCTGTTTGACGACCTGGCATCGGACCGCCCATTTCAGGCGATTCCACCCCAAAAAGACGCGCCCGCATATATCATTTTTACCAGCGGCTCGACCGGAATCCCCAAGGGCGTTGTCATTTCCCACGGCGCACTCAGCCATTTCACGGACTGGTGCCTGACCGAATTCAGACCATACGCCCGAAAACCGCTGCTCAATGTGGCGAATTTCTCCTTTGACCAATCCGTACTCGACATCGTCATGCTGTTGGCAGCGGGATCGCCCATGGTCTGTCTTCCCGGCGCACCCACCATCATGGACATCGTGGGGGCCATGAACCGTCATGCCGTGGCCTTTGTGTCCACCGTGCCGAGCACCTTCAGCATCCTGCTCTCCGCCGGAGCGATTTTGCGCCGATTTCCACTCGACCACCTTGAATGCGTGGTGCTCGGTGGAGCGGCTTTTCCCGAAAGCACGAGGCACCAACTCTTTGACTGGAAACCCTCGCTCGATGTGTACAATCTGTATGGGCCGACCGAGGCAACGGTCTATTGTCTGTTCCAGAAAGTGACGGTCGAAACCCGGTCACCACACCCCACGGTTGCCCTCGGTGTGCCATTCCCCGAAATGCACGCGCACCTGATCGACAGGGATGATTCCCTGCTCACCAATGCTCCGGCTGACGGCGAACTGGTGCTCGAAGGACCGCAGCTCATGACCGAATACCACGGCAGTCCGCAGGCGACACAGACCGCCACCACGGTCACGACCCCGGAACTCCGGAACCGCCGCGTCTATCGGACTGGCGACATGGTCCACCGAGATGCTCATGGCACCCTCTTTTTTGCAGGCCGTGGAGATGATACGGTCAAGACCAGAGGCTACCGGGTCAGCCTTCTCTCACTGGAACACGCCGCCCATGCTGTGCCCGGAGTGCTGGAGGCCTCGGCCATCGCCATTCCTGATCCCGCCGTGGAAAACCGACTGGTTCTCTGTGTCACCATGATCCCGAAAACCGATATTTCGACACACACCATCTCGGAACACTTGAAAAATGCGCTGCCAAGTTACATGCTCCCCAAGGACATTCTCACTTTCGACGCGCTGCCCAAAAATACGTCCGGAAAAATCGACAAGAAGCGTCTCATCCGCCACGCAATGAAGGATACACAATGA
- a CDS encoding DUF4910 domain-containing protein, producing the protein MTINGHILHQWMRDLYPICRSITGDGVRQTLNYFKEIVPDLTLHEIPSGTNCYDWTVPDEWNIDEAYLIGPDGDRIVDFKDHSLHVLNYSVPVDTTLSLDELQPHLYSREDLPEAIPYVTSYYEKRWGFCLPHAQRKTLKPGTYRAVIKSRLEPGSLTYGELFLPGRRAEEILVTSYTCHPSMCNNELSGPVTLVGLAAWLAEKKDREFSYRFYLGPETIGSICYIHRHLERLRERCVGGLLLTCCGDAGNFSMVHSKKGDTHMDFLAETILREHTKNHRAYSFLDRESDEQQFNSPGIDLPFISFEKTLYRQFPEYHTSLDDLNFVTTDTLGSTFEVMQHFFSALEANQHYQTTTTCIPQLGKRGLYPTLSDIHSGETVEPMLDFLTYADGTLDLAHLAQAIGISFAHAKRLATIFLEHELIKPVFPDTSPWTKPALADSSAASRHQLSSAR; encoded by the coding sequence ATGACTATCAACGGACATATTCTGCATCAATGGATGCGGGACCTGTACCCCATCTGCCGGAGTATTACCGGCGACGGGGTGCGACAAACCCTCAACTACTTCAAGGAGATCGTGCCGGACCTGACCCTGCACGAAATTCCAAGCGGCACCAATTGCTATGACTGGACCGTGCCCGACGAATGGAACATCGACGAGGCCTATCTCATCGGTCCCGACGGAGACCGGATCGTGGATTTCAAGGATCACTCCCTGCATGTCCTGAACTATTCCGTGCCGGTGGACACGACGCTATCACTCGACGAACTCCAGCCGCATCTGTATTCACGAGAAGACCTGCCCGAGGCCATCCCCTACGTGACCAGCTATTATGAAAAACGGTGGGGATTCTGCCTGCCACACGCCCAACGGAAGACGCTCAAGCCCGGAACATATAGGGCGGTCATCAAAAGTCGGCTGGAACCCGGAAGTCTCACCTATGGCGAACTGTTCCTGCCGGGCCGACGCGCCGAAGAGATTCTGGTCACCTCGTACACCTGCCATCCATCCATGTGCAACAACGAGCTGTCCGGCCCGGTCACCCTTGTAGGCCTGGCGGCTTGGCTGGCTGAAAAAAAGGATCGGGAATTTTCCTACCGCTTCTACCTCGGGCCGGAGACCATCGGCTCCATCTGCTATATCCATCGGCATCTTGAACGACTCAGGGAACGGTGCGTTGGCGGCCTGCTCCTGACCTGTTGCGGTGATGCGGGAAATTTCAGTATGGTCCATTCCAAAAAGGGCGATACCCACATGGACTTTCTCGCTGAAACCATCCTCCGGGAGCACACGAAAAATCACCGTGCATATTCCTTTCTGGACCGGGAAAGCGATGAACAACAATTCAACAGTCCGGGTATAGACCTCCCGTTCATTTCCTTTGAAAAAACGCTGTACCGGCAGTTCCCGGAATACCATACGTCCCTGGACGATCTGAATTTCGTCACGACGGACACGCTTGGCTCGACATTCGAAGTCATGCAGCACTTTTTCTCGGCACTGGAAGCCAATCAACACTATCAAACAACAACGACCTGCATTCCCCAGTTGGGAAAACGCGGTTTGTACCCGACCCTCAGTGATATTCACTCTGGCGAAACCGTCGAACCAATGCTCGATTTTCTGACATATGCGGATGGCACATTGGATCTCGCCCATCTGGCACAGGCCATCGGCATCTCCTTTGCCCACGCCAAACGGCTGGCCACAATCTTTCTTGAACACGAACTCATCAAACCGGTCTTTCCTGACACCAGTCCATGGACCAAACCGGCATTGGCCGATTCTTCCGCCGCTTCCCGGCACCAACTTTCATCAGCAAGGTAA
- the pseB gene encoding UDP-N-acetylglucosamine 4,6-dehydratase (inverting): MFNGSNILVTGATGSFGQSFVENILNTYTPNKLIIFSRDELKQFQMEQRFSDKEYPCLRYFLGDIRDERRLRIALKGVDYVVHAAALKQVPAAEYNPFEFIQTNVIGAQNLIETAIECNVKKVLALSTDKAVNPLNLYGATKLCSDKLFIAGNAYSGQYGTRFSVVRYGNVLGSRGSVLPVFMKYRDSGSIPVTDPRMTRFWIRIEDGVHFCLDRMKTMVGGEIFVPKLPTMNIVDLAKTVCPDCEIDVVGIRPGEKIHEVLIPKDEARNTLEYEKYYTILPPRRYGTQEEYTQEGIPVPDDFEYESSSKEWLLSQDEFRRILDAYETKDAK; this comes from the coding sequence ATGTTCAACGGCAGTAATATACTCGTGACCGGCGCGACCGGCTCCTTTGGTCAGTCCTTTGTGGAAAACATCCTCAACACCTATACTCCCAACAAACTCATCATCTTCAGTCGGGATGAGTTGAAACAGTTCCAGATGGAACAACGGTTTTCCGACAAGGAGTACCCCTGTCTGCGGTATTTTCTAGGCGACATCCGCGACGAACGCCGCTTGCGAATCGCGCTCAAGGGCGTTGATTACGTGGTTCATGCCGCCGCACTCAAACAGGTTCCGGCCGCCGAATACAATCCGTTCGAATTCATTCAGACCAATGTCATCGGCGCACAGAATCTCATTGAGACCGCCATTGAATGCAATGTCAAAAAGGTGCTGGCTCTGAGCACGGACAAGGCGGTCAACCCGCTCAATCTGTACGGGGCCACCAAGCTGTGTTCGGACAAGCTCTTTATCGCGGGCAATGCCTATTCTGGCCAATACGGCACCCGATTCAGCGTGGTCCGGTATGGCAACGTCCTGGGCAGCCGGGGCAGCGTGCTTCCCGTCTTCATGAAATATCGGGACTCCGGCTCCATCCCGGTAACCGACCCTCGCATGACCCGATTCTGGATTCGAATCGAAGACGGTGTTCATTTTTGCCTCGATCGCATGAAAACCATGGTGGGTGGCGAAATTTTTGTTCCCAAACTCCCGACCATGAATATCGTTGACCTGGCCAAAACGGTCTGTCCCGACTGCGAAATCGATGTCGTCGGCATTCGCCCGGGAGAGAAAATCCACGAAGTGCTCATTCCCAAGGATGAGGCCAGAAATACCCTGGAATATGAGAAATACTACACCATTCTGCCGCCGAGACGATACGGCACGCAGGAAGAATATACCCAGGAAGGCATCCCGGTTCCCGATGATTTCGAATATGAATCCAGCTCCAAGGAATGGCTGTTGAGCCAGGACGAATTCCGCCGGATTCTCGATGCATATGAAACCAAGGACGCAAAATAG
- a CDS encoding aldo/keto reductase: MNTGVNRLVMGTAQLGMDYGIANTQGRVRDDAALALVNEALQTGVHRFDTASHYGCSERVLGRALRALDEKGVATVTSKLDPAIDPADTSAVLHAVQTSVDRLGRPLDALLLHDETILDRWDTAIETTLQTVLDAGLTKHGGISVYSPKYALSALEKPLLSVLQIPGNAMDTRFEKAGVLRTAETRGVRLMVRSVFLQGLLTMDSESLPPHMAYAQPHVARYRTIATTHGMDPTVAAMAYVRKAFPSAHIIFGALNSSQLLQNVHAFEHPFSSTAYADFRTQLSAVPDNVLNPSLWPSAK; this comes from the coding sequence ATGAACACCGGCGTGAACAGGCTCGTCATGGGCACAGCCCAGCTTGGCATGGACTACGGCATTGCCAACACCCAGGGGAGAGTCCGGGATGACGCGGCGTTGGCACTGGTCAACGAAGCGTTGCAAACCGGCGTCCACCGCTTTGACACGGCATCGCACTACGGATGCAGTGAACGGGTGCTTGGCCGTGCCCTGCGCGCACTCGATGAAAAGGGGGTCGCGACCGTGACGAGCAAGCTTGATCCCGCCATCGACCCCGCTGACACCTCGGCGGTCCTGCACGCAGTCCAGACCTCGGTAGACCGTCTTGGCCGACCGCTGGACGCCCTGCTACTTCATGACGAAACCATCCTTGACCGATGGGACACGGCGATTGAAACAACCCTGCAAACCGTGTTGGACGCCGGGCTGACCAAACATGGAGGAATTTCCGTCTATTCTCCGAAATACGCCCTGTCCGCGTTAGAGAAGCCCCTGTTGTCAGTCCTCCAGATTCCCGGAAACGCCATGGACACCCGTTTTGAAAAGGCCGGCGTGTTGCGCACCGCCGAAACACGCGGGGTCCGGCTCATGGTTCGTTCCGTGTTCCTGCAAGGGCTGCTCACCATGGATTCTGAATCCCTGCCCCCCCACATGGCGTATGCACAGCCCCATGTGGCACGATATCGGACCATTGCCACCACACACGGCATGGACCCAACAGTGGCGGCCATGGCCTATGTTCGAAAGGCATTCCCTTCAGCACACATCATTTTCGGTGCGCTAAATAGTTCCCAGCTCCTCCAGAATGTCCACGCCTTTGAACATCCATTCTCCTCGACAGCCTATGCCGATTTTCGCACCCAGTTATCCGCTGTTCCTGACAATGTATTGAACCCCAGTTTGTGGCCTTCTGCAAAATAA
- a CDS encoding class I SAM-dependent methyltransferase, which yields MSEHPMKKHSSTMTQEEAFSLNAADGYFMRNFSPENEKENHENDYIVAIHESLGLAAPKKLLDVGCMTGFRCDAFREKFGSAGSGFDPSRKAILKGQELYPDIHLEVGVANNPPIKDEQFDCIILGHFLSWTSQAELFNIAAAVDALLADKGILYITDFDSEYPVRRKYHHQEGLFTHKMPYQSMFLWHPQYNVVHQTYKYKSTYTFDAARQDRVQVTILRKDCEQGFADSL from the coding sequence ATGTCAGAGCATCCAATGAAAAAGCATTCATCCACCATGACACAGGAAGAAGCGTTCAGCCTCAATGCCGCCGATGGTTATTTCATGCGCAATTTCTCACCGGAAAATGAAAAAGAAAATCATGAAAACGACTATATCGTCGCTATCCATGAATCATTGGGATTGGCCGCACCCAAAAAACTGCTGGATGTCGGATGCATGACGGGTTTTCGGTGCGACGCCTTTCGCGAAAAATTCGGCTCGGCAGGCTCTGGCTTCGACCCGTCGCGCAAGGCCATCCTCAAAGGACAGGAGCTGTATCCCGACATTCACCTCGAAGTGGGAGTGGCCAACAATCCGCCCATCAAGGACGAGCAATTCGACTGTATCATCCTCGGACATTTCCTTTCATGGACCAGTCAGGCAGAACTTTTCAACATCGCGGCAGCCGTTGACGCGCTGCTCGCCGACAAGGGCATTCTCTACATCACCGACTTTGATTCGGAATATCCGGTCAGAAGAAAGTACCATCACCAAGAGGGACTCTTCACCCATAAAATGCCCTATCAATCGATGTTTCTCTGGCACCCGCAGTACAATGTCGTTCACCAAACCTATAAATACAAATCAACATATACTTTCGATGCAGCACGGCAGGACCGCGTTCAGGTAACCATCCTTCGCAAGGACTGTGAACAGGGTTTTGCAGACAGTCTCTAA
- a CDS encoding aminotransferase class III-fold pyridoxal phosphate-dependent enzyme, with the protein MSRNNDMQQRAASVIPGMTQLLSKRPDQFSLGAWPGYFSKASGATVRDLDGTTYLDMSIGGIGATILGYANPEVDAAVLETVKNGVASSLNCPEEVLLAERLCDIHGWADMVRLTRSGGEAMAVAVRIARTATRRSTIAFCGYHGWHDWYLAANLRKDSLGGHLLHGLDAGGVPQELAGTARPFTYNHPEKLDRIIDETNGELAAIVMEPMRSTRPDPGFLDHVAAQAKKCGAVLIFDEISAGFRLGLGGAHAFITSVTPDMAVFAKAMGNGYPIAAVIGTRSVMNEAQNSFISSTNWTERIGPTAALATLDILERDMPFEELGRLGRAVKQIWQTAATTHGLDISIGGMDPMGHFQFAEQHDLCKALFVEAMLERGILASSLFYAMSAHTEAHIQRYAEATDAAFKQVATALQSDDPAKQLHGAPAASGFTRLA; encoded by the coding sequence ATGTCTCGAAACAATGACATGCAACAACGGGCGGCCTCGGTCATTCCGGGCATGACCCAACTGCTCTCCAAACGGCCTGACCAATTCTCACTCGGCGCATGGCCCGGATACTTTTCCAAGGCCAGCGGCGCCACGGTCCGCGATCTGGACGGCACCACCTATCTGGATATGAGCATCGGCGGCATTGGTGCCACCATCCTCGGCTATGCCAATCCCGAAGTGGACGCGGCCGTACTCGAAACCGTCAAAAACGGCGTGGCATCCAGCCTGAACTGCCCGGAAGAGGTGTTGCTCGCCGAACGGCTGTGCGACATCCACGGCTGGGCCGACATGGTCCGGCTGACCCGCTCGGGCGGCGAGGCCATGGCCGTAGCCGTGCGCATTGCCCGAACAGCGACCCGACGGAGCACCATCGCCTTTTGCGGCTACCACGGCTGGCATGACTGGTATCTGGCCGCCAATCTACGCAAAGACAGTCTGGGAGGGCATCTGTTGCACGGACTGGACGCCGGGGGTGTCCCGCAGGAATTGGCCGGAACCGCTCGTCCATTCACCTACAATCACCCGGAAAAACTGGACCGGATCATTGACGAGACCAACGGCGAGCTGGCCGCCATTGTCATGGAACCCATGCGCAGTACCCGACCCGACCCCGGATTTCTCGACCATGTAGCGGCACAGGCCAAAAAGTGCGGCGCGGTCCTGATCTTTGACGAAATCTCCGCAGGATTCCGGCTCGGACTCGGCGGGGCACACGCTTTCATCACGTCCGTGACCCCGGACATGGCGGTCTTTGCCAAGGCCATGGGCAACGGCTACCCCATCGCGGCGGTCATCGGCACCCGATCCGTCATGAACGAAGCACAGAATTCCTTTATCAGCAGCACCAACTGGACTGAACGCATCGGTCCCACGGCAGCTTTGGCCACGCTGGACATTCTCGAACGGGACATGCCCTTCGAGGAACTCGGTCGTCTCGGACGCGCGGTCAAACAGATCTGGCAGACCGCCGCCACCACGCACGGCCTGGATATCTCCATCGGCGGCATGGACCCCATGGGCCATTTCCAATTTGCCGAACAGCACGACCTGTGCAAGGCCCTGTTCGTGGAGGCCATGCTTGAACGCGGCATCCTTGCCAGCTCTCTGTTCTACGCCATGAGCGCGCATACCGAAGCGCACATCCAACGCTATGCCGAGGCAACGGACGCGGCCTTCAAACAGGTCGCCACGGCCCTCCAATCGGATGACCCAGCCAAACAACTCCACGGCGCACCAGCGGCAAGCGGCTTCACCCGGTTGGCCTAG
- a CDS encoding SDR family oxidoreductase, whose translation MTHHTPTILITGVSGMLGLNLALMLRETCRVIGTFMTHPVHLSGVVCRPMNLADPVSIALTIEATHPDIVIHCAAMTSVDRCETEPDTAMQLNAHATGLVARASASVSARLVVISTDAVFDGIHGGYTEQDRPEPINMYGRSKLQGEQLARDAHPDPLILRTTIFGLTGRPGHGLARWILDNGKTGTPFTGFTDAIFAPVLVNTLGDIIMRCLDTGLTGTYHAASTDSISKYDFARALMHQWGYAPRLVMPGSLDNIPFTAPRPANSALNGSRLSTLLGTETTVQADIRRMHDLARSGLGTTITNALHA comes from the coding sequence ATGACACACCACACACCCACCATCCTCATCACCGGTGTCTCCGGGATGCTCGGGCTGAACCTCGCCCTGATGCTGCGGGAGACCTGCCGCGTTATCGGCACGTTCATGACGCATCCAGTCCACCTCTCCGGCGTGGTCTGTCGTCCCATGAATCTGGCGGACCCCGTGTCCATTGCCCTCACCATTGAAGCCACCCATCCCGACATCGTGATCCATTGCGCGGCCATGACCTCGGTGGATCGCTGCGAGACCGAACCGGACACAGCCATGCAATTGAATGCCCACGCCACCGGGCTGGTGGCCCGGGCAAGCGCATCGGTCTCGGCCCGACTGGTCGTCATCTCCACCGACGCAGTGTTCGACGGTATTCACGGCGGGTATACGGAACAGGATCGACCGGAGCCGATCAATATGTATGGTCGCTCCAAACTTCAGGGAGAGCAGCTCGCTCGGGATGCACATCCCGACCCGCTCATCCTGCGGACCACCATCTTCGGCCTGACCGGTCGTCCGGGGCACGGACTGGCCAGATGGATTCTGGATAACGGGAAAACCGGCACCCCATTCACCGGATTCACGGACGCGATTTTCGCCCCAGTGTTGGTCAATACACTGGGAGACATCATCATGCGCTGTCTGGACACCGGACTAACCGGCACCTATCATGCGGCCTCCACCGACAGCATCAGCAAATACGATTTTGCCCGCGCCCTGATGCACCAATGGGGATACGCCCCGAGACTCGTGATGCCGGGAAGTCTTGACAACATCCCGTTCACGGCCCCCCGCCCGGCCAATTCCGCACTGAACGGCAGCCGCCTGAGCACCCTGTTGGGCACCGAGACCACGGTTCAGGCGGACATCCGCCGGATGCACGATCTGGCACGGTCGGGTCTGGGCACGACCATCACCAACGCATTGCACGCATAA
- a CDS encoding N-acetylneuraminate synthase family protein — protein sequence MHTISIQDRRIGADTPTYFIADIAANHDGDLDRAVELIRLAAEAGADAAKFQHFTADKIVSQKGFDRLGGKASHQAAWSKSVSEVYADASVPRTWTATLHQACIDNNIHFFSTPYDFEAVDLLDEFVPAYKIGSGDIDWAEMLEYIATKNKPVLLATGAASLHEVCRSVDHILQTNSQLVLMQCNTNYTGSTDNFAHINLNVLKSYATLYPDLILGLSDHTPGLTTVLGAIALGARVVEKHFTDDETRTGPDHGFSMTPTTWRDMVDRARELEQAMGSPLKQVEANEAETVCLQRRCLRAARPIAQGERITKAMLSALRPAPAGSISPWDTDQVVGSFAHRAFEQGEELRWDALVAR from the coding sequence ATGCACACCATATCCATTCAGGATCGACGCATCGGGGCGGATACCCCCACCTATTTCATCGCCGACATCGCGGCCAACCACGACGGCGACCTCGACCGGGCCGTGGAACTCATTCGACTGGCTGCCGAAGCCGGAGCCGATGCCGCCAAATTCCAACACTTCACCGCAGACAAGATCGTCAGCCAGAAAGGATTCGACCGACTGGGTGGCAAGGCCAGTCATCAGGCCGCGTGGAGCAAATCCGTGTCCGAAGTCTATGCCGATGCGTCCGTGCCCCGCACATGGACCGCCACCCTGCATCAGGCCTGCATCGACAACAACATCCATTTCTTTTCCACCCCCTACGACTTCGAGGCCGTGGATCTGCTGGACGAATTCGTGCCAGCGTACAAGATCGGGTCCGGGGACATTGATTGGGCCGAAATGCTGGAATACATCGCCACAAAAAACAAACCGGTCCTGCTGGCCACGGGCGCGGCATCCCTTCATGAAGTCTGCCGGTCCGTGGACCACATCCTCCAGACCAATTCCCAACTGGTCCTCATGCAGTGCAACACCAATTACACCGGCAGCACGGACAATTTCGCGCACATCAACCTGAACGTGCTCAAAAGTTACGCGACCCTGTATCCTGATCTCATACTGGGACTCTCGGATCACACGCCGGGCCTGACCACGGTACTCGGAGCCATCGCACTGGGCGCACGGGTGGTGGAAAAACATTTCACGGACGACGAAACCCGGACCGGACCGGACCATGGATTTTCCATGACACCCACCACCTGGCGAGACATGGTGGACCGGGCACGGGAATTGGAACAGGCCATGGGATCGCCGCTCAAACAGGTCGAAGCCAACGAGGCGGAAACCGTCTGTCTGCAACGGCGTTGTCTGCGGGCCGCCCGTCCCATCGCCCAAGGCGAACGCATCACCAAAGCCATGCTCTCCGCACTCCGTCCGGCCCCGGCAGGGTCCATTTCACCATGGGACACGGATCAGGTCGTGGGCAGCTTTGCCCATCGTGCCTTCGAGCAGGGTGAAGAACTGCGCTGGGACGCATTGGTGGCCAGGTAG